The proteins below come from a single Paramormyrops kingsleyae isolate MSU_618 chromosome 25, PKINGS_0.4, whole genome shotgun sequence genomic window:
- the LOC111841631 gene encoding uncharacterized protein: protein MILGFFFISVIAVLSGTNSEKRCIKITVQEEENVTIPCSYDNKHADYQKLWCRQSMSSCFSQRGRMSVTDDPDQGVFTVTMRSLQRHDSGIYWCAVRSGGETRAVGDSFMITVIKGPPDLSVRDIMVNGEEGGTVTVQCLYSDKNKYTKKTWCRRNMEKSCLQTWSRTETFGRNRTKLHVNNLERIMTVTLTRLEKEDTDWYWCGVGDLNFPVHVTVSHQTQTTRGPTTMTLTTNMPTTSPTESSVVSSSTDLIPTGTRNGTNSQDFTSVSLLKILLPSSGFLLVLLLVVMGTWKLWQMRKRRTIKSNRMDTHHDNEVTYSTVVIKANRQSNTSKERQLNDSGDEVTYSSLVIQHK, encoded by the exons ATGATTCTAGGATTCTTCTTCATTTCTGTCATTGCTGTTTTATCAG gcACTAATAGTGAGAAGAGATGTATAAAGATAACAGTTCAGGAAGAAGAGAATGTAACCATTCCATGTTCCTATGATAACAAGCATGCTGATTATCAGAAACTATGGTGCAGGCAATCAATGTCATCTTGTTTTTCTCAAAGAGGCCGTATGTCAGTCACTGATGACCCTGATCAGGGTGTCTTCACAGTGACCATGAGGAGCCTGCAGAGACATGATTCTGGCATATACTGGTGTGCTGTACGATCTGGTGGGGAAACCAGAGCAGTTGGCGATTCATTTATGATAACAGTCATCAAAG GTCCTCCAGACCTGTCAGTGAGGGACATCATGGTGAATGGTGAGGAGGGCGGTACTGTCACTGTCCAGTGTCTCTACAGTGACAAAAACAAGTACACCAAGAAGACATGGTGCAGGAGAAACATGGAGAAGTCCTGTTTACAAACATGGAGCAGAACAGAGACTTTCGGCAGAAACAGAACTAAACTGCATGTCAATAATTTAGAAAGAATCATGACAGTGACACTGACCAGACTGGAGAAGGAGGACACAGACTGGTACTGGTGCGGTGTGGGAGACTTAAACTTCCCCGTTCATGTTACTGTTTCTCATCAAACACAGA CTACTAGAGGTCCAACAACAATGACCTTGACTACAAACATGCCAACAACATCACCAACAGAATCTTCAGTAGTTTCATCTTCAACTGACTTGATACCTACTGGAACCAGAAATGGGACAAACTCGCAAGATTTCACCAG TGTGTCTCTGCTGAAAATACTCCTACCATCAAGTGGATTTCTACTGGTTCTTCTGCTTGTTGTGATGGGTACCTGGAAGCTGTGGCAAATGCGGA AGAGAAGAACAATAAAAAGCAACAGA ATGGATACACACCATGATAATGAAGTTACATACAGCACTGTTGTCATCAAGGCAAATCGCCAATCAAACACT TCAAAAGAACGGCAGCTTAATGACTCTGGAGATGAAGTGACCTACAGCTCTTTAGTGATCCAACACAAATAG